From Arthrobacter sp. FW306-2-2C-D06B, a single genomic window includes:
- a CDS encoding DUF4229 domain-containing protein, with the protein MAFLKYSLIRLAIFVPLFVLFALLRTGLFLAAIFAGLIAFAISYLFFQKQRDAATAAMRERFSGRAKPIRSALEIEDASIEDRLVDENPAVKVENDRRPKES; encoded by the coding sequence GTGGCTTTCCTCAAATACTCCCTGATCCGGCTTGCGATCTTTGTACCGCTCTTCGTCCTCTTCGCCCTCCTGCGGACGGGTTTGTTCCTGGCGGCGATTTTCGCGGGCCTCATCGCGTTCGCCATCAGCTACCTGTTCTTCCAGAAACAGCGCGACGCCGCCACCGCCGCCATGCGCGAACGTTTCTCCGGGCGGGCCAAGCCCATCCGCTCCGCGTTGGAGATTGAAGATGCCTCAATCGAGGACCGGCTGGTCGATGAAAACCCCGCGGTAAAGGTCGAGAACGACCGACGCCCCAAGGAATCCTAG
- a CDS encoding PLD nuclease N-terminal domain-containing protein yields the protein MLRVVAVVAVLLVFVYGLVDVIRTDRRSTRGISKTAWIVVMILLPVLGAVLWFLIGRPYNLRPAPQPTSHTIAPDDDPDFLRNLEVRRRNQAEAERLKKLKAELEAKERKLKGESKADDSGDVNS from the coding sequence ATGCTCCGCGTAGTTGCAGTTGTCGCCGTCCTTCTCGTGTTCGTCTATGGGCTGGTGGACGTCATCCGCACCGACCGCCGCTCTACCCGGGGAATTTCCAAAACCGCGTGGATTGTGGTCATGATCCTGCTGCCGGTTCTCGGCGCAGTCCTTTGGTTCCTTATCGGCCGTCCTTACAACCTCCGGCCCGCCCCGCAGCCCACGAGCCACACCATCGCCCCCGACGACGACCCCGACTTTCTCCGCAACCTCGAGGTCCGCCGTCGCAACCAGGCCGAAGCCGAACGGCTGAAGAAACTCAAGGCCGAACTGGAAGCCAAGGAACGCAAGCTCAAGGGCGAATCCAAGGCCGACGACAGCGGCGACGTCAACAGCTGA
- the ccsB gene encoding c-type cytochrome biogenesis protein CcsB, whose translation MFPINETMGQYSELFMLLAAGTYTVAFIAFAWDLAKSSKMLKAVDLKAASSVAAEVKVPVAAGRAGGNDVGGPAGRTERPTSAITSVNQTAGGDMKYAAERRIPARVAVAVAIIGVAIHGAGVITRAIGAGRVPWGNMYEFLTTGAFLVVAVFLLSLIRRDLRFLGTFVLGLAVIMMVAASVTYWTPVGHLVPALQSYWLVIHVSIAVMSASLFTLTFAMSALQLLQSHRQKTLAAGGVDKLGFMRLVPNALSLENLSYRINTVGFVGWTFTLMFGAIWAEKAWGRFWGWDTKEVWTFVIWVVYAGYLHARATRGWTGTRAAWLSIAGYLCVIFNFTVVNVFFNGLHSYSGLSQ comes from the coding sequence ATGTTCCCCATCAACGAAACCATGGGCCAGTACAGCGAGCTTTTCATGCTGCTCGCGGCCGGCACCTACACGGTGGCGTTCATCGCTTTCGCGTGGGACCTCGCCAAGAGCAGCAAAATGCTGAAGGCAGTTGACCTGAAGGCGGCCTCTTCGGTGGCAGCCGAGGTCAAGGTTCCGGTGGCTGCCGGCCGTGCCGGCGGAAACGACGTCGGGGGACCTGCCGGCCGTACCGAGCGCCCGACGTCGGCGATCACCTCCGTCAACCAGACCGCCGGCGGCGACATGAAGTACGCCGCCGAGCGCCGCATTCCCGCCCGCGTGGCGGTGGCAGTCGCGATCATCGGCGTGGCAATCCACGGTGCCGGAGTCATCACCCGTGCGATCGGCGCAGGCCGCGTGCCGTGGGGCAACATGTACGAGTTCCTCACCACGGGCGCTTTCCTTGTGGTTGCAGTCTTCCTGCTCTCGCTCATCCGCCGCGACCTGCGCTTCCTTGGCACCTTCGTGCTGGGCCTCGCCGTGATCATGATGGTGGCCGCGTCCGTGACGTACTGGACCCCGGTGGGCCACCTGGTCCCGGCGCTGCAGAGTTACTGGCTGGTCATCCACGTCTCCATCGCCGTGATGTCCGCGTCCCTGTTCACCTTGACGTTCGCCATGTCGGCCCTGCAGCTGCTGCAATCGCACCGGCAGAAGACCCTGGCGGCCGGCGGCGTGGACAAACTGGGCTTCATGCGGCTCGTACCGAACGCGTTGAGCCTGGAAAACCTGTCCTACCGCATCAACACTGTGGGATTCGTGGGCTGGACCTTTACCCTCATGTTCGGCGCCATCTGGGCCGAGAAAGCCTGGGGCCGCTTCTGGGGCTGGGACACCAAGGAAGTCTGGACCTTCGTGATCTGGGTGGTCTACGCCGGCTACCTGCACGCGCGCGCCACCCGCGGCTGGACGGGAACCCGCGCGGCTTGGTTGTCGATTGCAGGCTACCTGTGCGTGATCTTCAACTTCACCGTGGTCAATGTGTTCTTCAACGGTCTGCACTCTTACTCGGGGCTTTCGCAGTAG
- the resB gene encoding cytochrome c biogenesis protein ResB, with protein MSEPVQGKKKSNKSASDSAKADNAADKANDKAIDKAKAEAALPVLGIVGMLRWAWTQLTSMRTALFLLLLLAVAAVPGSLFPQRPANPSIVTQYISDHPDYGKLLDSVQLYDVYSSAWFSAIYILLFISLIGCVTPRAIAHYKAMRSQPPRTPKRLSRLPEYGTLVLPADAGIPASKAISDAAAVLKKRGYRVEVRDVDAAMPSLGAERGFLKEVGNLVFHASLIGVLVSVAAGGLFGYSGQRILVEGDTFVNTLVGYDQFSPGTNFQSSWLQPYSIQLNKFDVQFDRESPAHFGQPIDFTADVTTKDTPDAPAKKQVLKVNDPVTLGDTSIYLTGNGYAPVVTVRDGAGNVAMQGPVVAKLQGDNYYSSVVIKVPDAKPDQLGFAGFFLPTAMVTDKGVAFSGDPSLINPQLNLNSYYGDLGLNKGTPQNVFELDVAKLTPLNGRGMADKAIALAPGGTYTLPNGKGSITFDGVKKYVGVDIHHNPGQATALVFALLAVAGLILSLYLNRRRVWVRTGTHDDGRTMVEYGLLARGEDHRLAGEAAAIRELLQREWLLTTEQSTDTVSSSTSKDQ; from the coding sequence ATGAGCGAGCCCGTGCAAGGTAAAAAGAAGTCCAACAAGTCCGCCAGCGATTCCGCGAAAGCTGACAACGCAGCTGACAAGGCGAATGACAAGGCGATCGACAAGGCCAAGGCCGAGGCCGCACTGCCTGTCCTGGGGATCGTAGGCATGCTGCGCTGGGCCTGGACCCAGCTGACCAGCATGCGTACTGCGCTTTTCCTCCTGCTGCTCCTGGCCGTCGCGGCGGTTCCCGGCTCGCTGTTCCCGCAGCGTCCGGCCAACCCTTCGATCGTGACGCAGTACATCAGCGACCACCCGGACTACGGCAAGCTCCTGGACTCCGTGCAGCTCTACGACGTGTACTCCTCTGCCTGGTTCTCGGCGATCTACATTCTTCTGTTCATCTCCCTGATCGGCTGTGTGACGCCACGGGCCATCGCCCACTACAAGGCGATGCGCTCCCAGCCGCCGCGGACCCCGAAGCGTCTCTCGCGCCTCCCGGAGTACGGCACGCTCGTGCTGCCCGCCGACGCCGGGATCCCGGCGTCGAAGGCTATCTCGGACGCCGCCGCGGTACTGAAGAAGCGCGGCTATCGCGTCGAGGTGCGCGACGTCGACGCCGCCATGCCTTCCTTGGGTGCCGAACGGGGCTTCCTCAAGGAAGTGGGCAACCTCGTGTTCCACGCTTCGCTGATCGGAGTGCTGGTTTCGGTGGCGGCCGGCGGGCTGTTTGGCTACAGCGGCCAGCGCATCCTGGTGGAAGGCGATACCTTCGTGAACACCTTGGTGGGCTATGACCAGTTCAGCCCGGGCACCAACTTCCAGAGCAGCTGGCTTCAGCCGTATTCCATCCAGCTGAACAAGTTCGACGTCCAGTTCGACCGCGAATCGCCGGCGCACTTCGGGCAGCCCATCGACTTCACCGCCGACGTCACCACCAAGGACACCCCGGACGCGCCCGCCAAGAAGCAGGTCCTCAAGGTCAACGACCCCGTGACGCTTGGCGATACCAGCATTTACCTGACCGGCAACGGCTATGCTCCCGTCGTCACCGTCCGGGACGGCGCCGGCAACGTCGCCATGCAGGGACCTGTCGTAGCCAAGCTGCAAGGTGACAACTACTACTCCTCCGTGGTCATCAAGGTTCCCGATGCCAAGCCCGATCAGCTCGGCTTCGCAGGGTTCTTTCTGCCCACGGCGATGGTCACGGACAAGGGGGTCGCCTTCAGCGGCGATCCCTCACTCATCAATCCGCAGTTGAACCTCAACTCGTACTACGGCGACCTCGGCCTGAACAAGGGCACCCCGCAGAACGTCTTCGAGCTCGACGTGGCCAAGCTGACCCCGCTCAATGGCCGCGGCATGGCCGATAAGGCCATCGCGCTCGCCCCCGGAGGCACCTACACGCTTCCGAACGGCAAGGGCAGCATCACTTTCGACGGCGTCAAGAAGTACGTTGGCGTCGACATCCACCACAATCCGGGCCAGGCCACCGCGCTCGTGTTCGCCTTGCTGGCGGTCGCCGGATTGATTCTCTCCCTCTACCTGAACCGCCGCCGAGTCTGGGTCCGGACCGGAACCCACGACGACGGGCGCACAATGGTGGAGTACGGTCTCCTTGCCCGCGGCGAGGACCACAGGCTGGCCGGCGAAGCTGCCGCGATCCGCGAACTGCTACAACGAGAATGGCTGCTCACCACAGAGCAGTCCACCGACACCGTTTCTTCCTCAACCTCGAAGGACCAGTAA
- a CDS encoding cytochrome c biogenesis CcdA family protein, which yields MNSPFAETILSGSLLLAIPVALLAGLVSFLSPCVLPLVPGYLGYVTGLTGVDLQKQRRGRMLAGIGLFVLGFSVIFVLLGGAFGQLGTLITGPQNAWITQLLGVLVIIMGVVFLGGFGWLQRDAKIHAKPPAGLWGAPLLGITFGLGWAPCIGPTYSAVQLLSLSGGSSAAKGALLAFVYSLGLGIPFLLIALAVRRGMGVMSFFRQHRLAIQRMGGGILILLGILMATGVWGAWVTGLQYWFQTDVKLPI from the coding sequence GTGAACAGTCCTTTCGCCGAGACCATCCTGAGCGGTTCCCTGCTGCTGGCCATCCCCGTGGCTCTGCTGGCCGGACTCGTGTCCTTCCTGTCGCCGTGCGTCCTGCCCCTGGTGCCTGGCTACCTTGGCTATGTGACCGGGCTGACCGGCGTCGACCTCCAAAAGCAAAGGCGCGGGCGCATGCTCGCCGGAATCGGCCTGTTCGTCCTCGGATTCTCCGTGATTTTTGTCCTGCTCGGTGGCGCCTTCGGCCAGCTAGGGACCCTTATCACCGGCCCTCAGAACGCGTGGATCACGCAATTGCTGGGCGTGCTGGTGATTATCATGGGCGTCGTCTTCCTGGGCGGCTTCGGGTGGTTGCAGCGCGACGCCAAAATCCATGCCAAGCCGCCCGCGGGGCTGTGGGGTGCACCCTTGCTGGGCATCACCTTCGGTCTCGGTTGGGCACCTTGTATCGGCCCGACCTATTCCGCGGTCCAGTTGCTGAGCCTTTCCGGTGGGTCGTCCGCGGCGAAGGGGGCACTCCTGGCGTTTGTCTATAGTCTTGGCCTTGGCATTCCCTTCCTTTTGATAGCCCTCGCAGTCCGCCGGGGGATGGGTGTGATGTCCTTCTTCCGCCAGCATCGCCTCGCGATCCAGCGGATGGGCGGGGGCATCCTGATCCTCCTGGGAATCCTGATGGCCACGGGAGTGTGGGGTGCCTGGGTTACCGGGCTGCAGTACTGGTTCCAAACCGATGTGAAGTTGCCGATCTGA
- a CDS encoding TlpA family protein disulfide reductase: MYGNTTSRKTSGQKINAALTSRRSFLAVGGVALSALTMGLSACAQEDALAQQAKAGDNKNYVAGDGSVTEFAKADRKAAVGIKGTLFDGTAVTPQDLLGKVTVLNFWFAACAPCRVEAPILEELHQEFKSKGVQFYGVNLRDEKATADAFDKTFNLTYPSFDDEDGAVLLSVSGIVPPGAVPTTLVLDKEGKVAARVLGEIEKSTLKALITTAVAE; this comes from the coding sequence ATGTACGGGAACACCACGAGCCGCAAGACCAGCGGCCAGAAGATCAATGCCGCCTTGACTTCGCGTCGCAGCTTCCTCGCCGTCGGGGGAGTGGCGCTCTCCGCACTGACCATGGGCCTGTCCGCCTGTGCCCAGGAAGATGCCCTGGCCCAGCAAGCGAAAGCCGGCGACAACAAGAACTACGTTGCCGGGGACGGCTCGGTGACCGAATTCGCCAAAGCGGACCGCAAGGCCGCCGTCGGGATCAAAGGCACTTTGTTCGACGGAACTGCCGTGACACCGCAGGACCTGCTTGGCAAGGTGACCGTCCTCAACTTCTGGTTCGCCGCGTGTGCGCCGTGCCGGGTTGAAGCACCCATCCTTGAGGAACTGCACCAGGAGTTCAAGAGCAAAGGCGTCCAGTTCTACGGTGTGAACCTCCGGGACGAGAAGGCAACGGCCGACGCGTTCGACAAGACGTTCAACCTCACGTACCCCAGCTTCGACGACGAAGACGGCGCCGTGTTGCTGTCTGTCTCCGGTATCGTGCCTCCCGGTGCGGTGCCCACCACACTTGTGCTGGACAAAGAAGGCAAGGTTGCCGCCCGCGTCCTGGGCGAGATCGAGAAGAGCACGCTCAAGGCACTCATCACTACCGCGGTTGCCGAGTAG
- a CDS encoding histidine phosphatase family protein, translating to MPQATVHLLRHGEVYNPDGILYGRLPEFHLSERGREMAKMLADHFAARVAQGANIVYLVSSPLTRAQETALPTSQALDLQIHTEPRIIEAENHFEGLKANISEFIKPKHWLEYRNPLRPSWGESYQDQVTRMRAAVDDARLKAIELGGDGAEAILVSHQLPIYATRLSAEGRPLWHDPRKRECTLTSLTSLVFDDGKVARVEYSEPAAVLLPGAAKTPGA from the coding sequence ATGCCCCAAGCAACTGTCCATCTGCTCCGCCATGGCGAGGTCTACAATCCCGACGGCATTCTGTACGGCAGGCTGCCCGAATTCCACCTCTCCGAACGCGGCCGCGAGATGGCCAAGATGCTCGCGGACCACTTCGCTGCCCGCGTCGCCCAGGGGGCGAACATCGTCTACCTTGTCTCCTCGCCGTTGACCCGCGCACAGGAAACCGCCCTCCCCACTTCCCAGGCGTTGGACCTCCAGATCCACACGGAACCGCGGATCATCGAGGCGGAGAACCATTTCGAAGGGCTCAAGGCGAACATCTCCGAATTCATCAAGCCCAAGCATTGGCTCGAGTACCGCAATCCGCTGCGCCCGTCCTGGGGCGAGTCTTACCAGGACCAGGTCACCCGCATGCGTGCCGCCGTCGACGATGCCCGGCTGAAAGCGATCGAACTCGGCGGCGATGGCGCCGAAGCCATCCTCGTTAGCCACCAGCTCCCCATCTACGCCACGCGCCTCAGCGCCGAGGGCCGGCCCCTGTGGCACGATCCGCGCAAACGCGAGTGCACTCTGACGTCCCTGACTTCCCTGGTGTTCGACGACGGCAAGGTTGCGCGGGTGGAGTACAGCGAACCCGCCGCCGTGCTGCTGCCCGGTGCCGCGAAGACGCCCGGAGCATGA
- a CDS encoding YceI family protein, with protein sequence MTLPANVTTGVWTLDNSHSEIGFTVRHAGISKVRGQFTDAEATLELGSGLTDSKVAATIQTASFDSGDTNRDGHVKGEDFFDVEKFPEITFVSRHVKANGDSFDLVGDLTIKGVSKEVTIETEFNGVAVDPFGNTRAGVSGETTISRKDFGLTWNAVLEAGGVLVSDKVVINLELAFIAPAA encoded by the coding sequence ATGACTCTTCCCGCAAACGTCACCACCGGCGTCTGGACCCTCGACAACTCCCACAGCGAGATCGGCTTCACCGTCCGCCACGCAGGCATCAGCAAGGTCCGCGGCCAATTCACCGACGCCGAAGCCACCCTGGAACTCGGCAGCGGCCTGACCGACTCCAAGGTCGCAGCAACCATCCAGACCGCCAGCTTCGACTCGGGCGACACCAACCGCGACGGCCACGTCAAAGGCGAGGACTTCTTCGATGTGGAGAAGTTCCCGGAAATCACCTTTGTCTCCCGGCACGTCAAGGCCAACGGCGACAGCTTCGACCTCGTGGGCGATCTGACCATCAAGGGCGTCTCCAAAGAGGTCACCATCGAGACCGAGTTCAACGGCGTGGCTGTTGACCCGTTCGGCAACACCCGCGCAGGCGTCTCCGGTGAGACCACCATCAGCCGCAAGGACTTCGGCCTGACCTGGAACGCAGTGCTCGAGGCCGGCGGCGTGCTGGTCAGCGACAAGGTTGTCATCAACCTCGAACTGGCTTTCATCGCACCTGCCGCCTAA
- a CDS encoding redox-sensing transcriptional repressor Rex, whose protein sequence is MEKNVTALEPSAEAVPGDKDSAAKQIPPAAVARMTLYLRALNSLLGEGVERVSSEALAEASGVSSSTLRKDLSYVGSYGTRGVGYEVQYLSRHIAAALGLTHDWKVAIVGAGNLGKALARYGGFESRGFDVVAILDADPMIIGNEVGWLRVSDAANLETVLQRTGTNMVVLALPAAVAQDVCDRVISAGIRSILSFAPVLLQVPPYVNLRKVDMATELQILAYHAQRAQTPRQAL, encoded by the coding sequence ATGGAGAAGAACGTGACTGCGCTGGAACCGTCCGCCGAAGCTGTACCCGGGGACAAGGACTCTGCCGCGAAGCAGATACCGCCCGCGGCTGTGGCCCGGATGACGCTTTACCTGCGCGCTCTGAACTCCCTCCTGGGCGAAGGTGTGGAACGGGTTTCCTCCGAGGCGTTGGCTGAGGCGTCTGGAGTCAGTTCGTCTACGTTGCGCAAGGACCTCTCTTACGTCGGCTCCTATGGAACGCGTGGCGTGGGATACGAGGTCCAGTACCTGAGCAGGCACATCGCGGCGGCGCTTGGCCTGACACACGACTGGAAAGTGGCCATTGTGGGCGCCGGAAACCTTGGCAAAGCCTTGGCACGGTACGGCGGATTCGAGTCGCGTGGGTTCGACGTGGTGGCGATCCTCGACGCCGATCCCATGATTATCGGGAACGAAGTCGGCTGGCTGCGGGTCAGCGATGCCGCCAATCTTGAAACGGTCCTTCAGCGGACCGGCACCAACATGGTTGTCCTGGCCCTTCCCGCAGCGGTGGCACAGGATGTCTGCGACCGCGTGATCAGCGCGGGTATCCGGAGCATCCTCAGCTTTGCTCCGGTGCTGCTGCAGGTTCCGCCCTACGTGAATCTGCGGAAGGTGGACATGGCCACTGAGCTTCAGATCCTGGCGTATCACGCACAACGGGCGCAGACTCCGCGGCAGGCCCTCTAG
- a CDS encoding glutaredoxin family protein: MPNPDVVLLTKADCHLCAAARDAVERVTSSLGLTWTEQSIDTDPVLRERYAEEIPVVFVDGIQRDFWKIDEARLVRVLKKAIVA, encoded by the coding sequence ATGCCAAATCCCGACGTCGTACTCCTCACCAAGGCTGACTGCCACCTTTGCGCCGCGGCGCGTGACGCCGTCGAACGCGTGACCTCAAGCCTCGGGCTCACGTGGACGGAACAGTCGATCGACACAGACCCCGTACTCCGCGAGCGCTACGCCGAGGAGATCCCGGTGGTCTTCGTGGACGGAATTCAGCGGGATTTCTGGAAAATCGACGAGGCGCGATTGGTGCGGGTCCTGAAGAAGGCCATCGTCGCCTGA
- a CDS encoding HAD family hydrolase produces MPVEKNAVVATAPTATQQHGEAAFFDVDNTLMKGASLFHVARKMYERKAFTLSQAAGFAWKQFKFVLRGEKMEDVHSVRDSALILAAGIKVSDIKELGEEVYDEMIESRIWPGTKALAEQHLRVGRKVWLVTATPIEVATVISTRLGLTGALGTVGEVEDGAYTGRLVGEILHGPAKAVAVQRIADEEGLDLKRCWAYSDSHNDIPLLTLVGHPVCINPDAGLRRHARENNWPVYDFRSGRRAATLGLKAATVGGAVYGLWRGFSKFRSPRA; encoded by the coding sequence ATGCCCGTCGAGAAGAACGCCGTTGTGGCCACCGCGCCGACTGCAACGCAGCAACACGGCGAAGCCGCATTCTTCGACGTCGACAACACCCTCATGAAGGGTGCCAGCCTCTTCCACGTCGCCCGGAAGATGTATGAACGCAAGGCCTTCACACTCTCGCAAGCCGCGGGTTTTGCCTGGAAGCAGTTCAAGTTCGTCCTGCGGGGCGAAAAAATGGAGGACGTCCATTCCGTCCGGGATTCCGCGCTGATCCTCGCGGCCGGTATCAAGGTGTCCGATATCAAGGAACTGGGCGAAGAGGTCTACGACGAGATGATCGAGTCGCGGATCTGGCCCGGCACCAAGGCCCTGGCAGAACAGCACCTGCGTGTTGGCCGGAAGGTCTGGCTCGTGACGGCGACGCCCATCGAAGTTGCCACTGTCATTTCCACGCGACTCGGCCTGACCGGGGCACTGGGTACCGTCGGCGAAGTCGAAGATGGCGCCTACACGGGCCGGCTGGTGGGCGAGATCCTCCACGGACCAGCCAAAGCCGTGGCTGTGCAGCGCATAGCGGACGAAGAAGGCCTGGACCTGAAGCGCTGCTGGGCGTACAGCGATTCACATAACGACATCCCGCTGCTCACCTTGGTGGGCCACCCGGTGTGCATCAACCCCGACGCCGGGCTACGCCGCCATGCGCGGGAGAACAACTGGCCCGTTTACGACTTCCGCTCCGGCCGCCGGGCAGCCACGCTCGGCCTCAAAGCCGCGACCGTCGGTGGCGCCGTCTACGGTTTGTGGCGGGGCTTCTCCAAGTTCCGCAGCCCGAGGGCCTGA
- a CDS encoding 30S ribosomal protein bS22 yields MGSVIKKRRKRMAKKKHRKLLRKTRHQRRNKK; encoded by the coding sequence GTGGGTTCAGTTATTAAGAAGCGCCGCAAGCGTATGGCCAAGAAGAAGCACCGCAAACTGCTTCGTAAGACCCGCCACCAGCGTCGCAATAAGAAGTAG
- a CDS encoding helix-turn-helix domain-containing protein, protein MSAETNFSNARFMTVAEVAEVLRVSKMTVYRLVHSGELPAVRFGRSFRVPEEAVSQYLKGAVVDGHSETA, encoded by the coding sequence ATGTCCGCAGAGACTAACTTCTCGAACGCGCGTTTCATGACAGTGGCTGAAGTTGCCGAAGTCCTCCGGGTTTCCAAAATGACCGTGTACCGCCTGGTCCACTCGGGAGAATTGCCGGCCGTCCGATTTGGACGATCATTCCGGGTCCCCGAAGAAGCCGTGAGCCAGTACCTCAAGGGCGCGGTCGTCGACGGACACTCGGAGACGGCTTGA
- a CDS encoding 3-deoxy-7-phosphoheptulonate synthase, which produces MTSIAAEPTTHNVDVENAAAQPTSNLRVSRFEPLPTPQEISAELPLDARSATVVERGRDGVRAIMDGVDDRLLVIVGPCSIHDPKAGLEYARRLVGQAEKHKEDLLIVMRAYFEKPRTTVGWKGLINDPHLDGSHDIAAGLRAARGFLQQVTALGLPTATEFLEPISPQYMADLVAWGAIGARTTESQIHRQLASGLSMPIGFKNGTDGDLQVAIDACGASAAPQAFLGIDGDGRAALVATAGNPDTHVILRGGRKGPNYAAGQVAVASEKLSAKGLNPRLIVDASHANSGKSHHRQAEVALEIGAQLEDDVASPIAGVMLESFLVGGAQNLDVERQSAGEQELVYGQSVTDACMEWDVTVSVLDQLAASARKRRMAASN; this is translated from the coding sequence ATGACCAGCATCGCCGCAGAGCCCACCACGCATAACGTCGACGTCGAGAATGCCGCCGCCCAGCCGACGTCGAACCTGCGCGTCAGCCGCTTCGAGCCGCTCCCCACGCCGCAGGAAATCAGCGCCGAACTGCCGCTCGACGCGAGGTCCGCCACCGTCGTCGAGCGCGGGCGCGATGGAGTCCGCGCCATCATGGACGGGGTTGACGATCGCCTCCTGGTGATCGTGGGCCCGTGCTCCATCCACGATCCGAAGGCCGGCCTGGAATACGCACGCAGGCTGGTCGGCCAGGCGGAGAAGCACAAGGAAGACCTTTTGATCGTCATGCGGGCGTACTTCGAGAAGCCGCGGACCACGGTGGGCTGGAAGGGCCTCATCAACGATCCCCACCTGGACGGCAGCCATGACATCGCGGCCGGACTCCGTGCGGCGCGTGGATTCCTGCAGCAAGTCACGGCCCTCGGCTTGCCGACCGCCACTGAGTTCCTGGAACCCATCAGCCCGCAATACATGGCCGACCTCGTGGCGTGGGGCGCCATCGGTGCGCGGACCACCGAGAGCCAGATCCACCGTCAGCTCGCCTCCGGTCTGTCCATGCCGATCGGCTTCAAGAACGGGACCGACGGCGACCTCCAGGTAGCGATCGATGCCTGCGGCGCTTCTGCGGCTCCCCAGGCGTTCCTGGGGATCGACGGCGATGGGCGCGCCGCCCTGGTGGCGACTGCAGGCAACCCGGACACGCATGTGATCCTGCGCGGCGGTCGCAAGGGTCCGAACTACGCCGCCGGGCAAGTCGCGGTTGCGTCGGAGAAGCTCTCGGCGAAGGGGCTGAATCCGCGCCTGATTGTTGACGCGAGCCACGCCAACAGCGGCAAGAGCCACCATCGGCAGGCCGAAGTCGCCTTGGAGATCGGTGCGCAGTTGGAAGATGACGTGGCTTCGCCGATCGCCGGCGTCATGCTGGAGAGCTTCCTTGTCGGTGGGGCGCAGAACCTGGATGTGGAGCGGCAGTCTGCTGGCGAGCAAGAGCTGGTGTACGGCCAGAGCGTCACGGACGCCTGCATGGAATGGGACGTCACGGTGTCCGTCCTGGACCAGTTGGCGGCCTCGGCCCGCAAGCGTCGGATGGCTGCTTCCAACTAA